A region from the Campylobacter subantarcticus LMG 24377 genome encodes:
- a CDS encoding ankyrin repeat domain-containing protein has protein sequence MKTLEDIKAMSYKQKDELEDLVLEAIDDNDLVKVKDILKDYPVKISCYELNIKDEDGDFPLFDPYYLIVRAAFACEENNNDFSILDYLFDEYGLSLKDPKYNFCFTDMKYIKEANEKYILMKKVEENSIIYQNALIYDYILNADNPNSQIIQYLVNRGAKFEVHKDGFGWTPMHFWARRNNYELLELAIKGEANVDMQTFSKLRKYSKTLLFEAVKEPETYRVTKLLIELGANVNFATPRTPLDDARGSRNKKLLKDAGAMTSEQIRKKYNLPAYDDSHCEIDGKTDFDLLGKYRDECSKLLNDAIKKAKESE, from the coding sequence ATGAAAACATTAGAAGATATCAAAGCTATGAGTTACAAACAAAAAGATGAATTAGAAGATCTAGTTCTTGAAGCTATAGATGATAATGACTTAGTTAAAGTAAAAGATATTTTAAAAGATTATCCTGTAAAAATATCTTGTTATGAGCTTAATATCAAAGATGAGGATGGAGACTTCCCTTTATTTGATCCTTATTATTTGATAGTAAGAGCTGCATTTGCTTGCGAAGAAAATAATAATGATTTTTCTATTTTAGATTATTTATTTGATGAGTATGGTTTAAGTTTAAAAGATCCTAAATATAATTTTTGCTTTACAGATATGAAATACATCAAAGAAGCTAATGAAAAATACATCTTAATGAAAAAAGTAGAAGAAAACAGCATTATTTATCAAAACGCTCTAATCTATGATTATATACTCAATGCTGATAATCCAAATTCTCAAATCATACAATATCTAGTCAATCGTGGAGCTAAATTTGAAGTGCATAAAGATGGCTTTGGTTGGACTCCTATGCATTTTTGGGCTAGACGCAATAATTATGAATTATTAGAACTAGCTATTAAAGGAGAAGCTAATGTGGATATGCAAACTTTTAGTAAATTAAGAAAATACAGCAAAACTCTTTTATTTGAAGCTGTAAAAGAACCTGAAACTTATAGGGTTACAAAACTTTTAATCGAACTAGGAGCTAATGTAAATTTTGCTACCCCAAGAACTCCTTTAGATGATGCAAGAGGATCTAGAAATAAAAAGCTTTTAAAAGATGCAGGAGCAATGACTTCAGAGCAAATCAGAAAAAAATATAATTTACCAGCATATGATGATTCTCATTGTGAAATTGATGGAAAAACTGACTTTGATTTATTGGGTAAATATCGTGATGAATGCTCTAAACTTTTAAACGATGCTATAAAAAAGGCTAAAGAAAGTGAATGA